The Pseudanabaena sp. ABRG5-3 genome includes the window GATGAAACCTAAACCGTAGGCGATCGCATCCCACATCAGGTCAAGACTCGCTTGGGAGCCGCCCATGCCCAAAAACCAATCTTTGAAGCTAATGTTGTCAAGGGCGCGGATTTCTTTCATTGCGCCAACATGATCGACTAAGCCACGAATTAGGGGACTCCGTCCGATCGCGATCACATTTTGGATTTTGTCCTTAAGTGGTAATTGTCCTGTGGTTACAAAAGCCTTCAGACCATGAAAAGGTGCGCCACCAAAGTTACGAAAATCTAGGGCTGCCTGTGCGCCACCGGGATTAACGAAAATATGTGTATGTTCCTTAAGGCGAAGATGCTCGAAGGCTCCCGTTTTTTTCATCAGGGCAAAGAGGTTGTAATAGCAGCCAAAAAATACATGCAAGCCCATCTCGATATGGTTGCCATCTTTGTCTAGCCAACTGCTGACCTTGCCTCCGACAAAGGGACGGGATTCAAAAAGTTCTACTTCATAGCCCTGCTCACTGAGTTCTACGGCAGTACTCATACCAGCTAAGCCTGCACCAATAATCGCTGCTTTCATGTTTTGTTATGCTCGACCCTTACCGTCGTTATCTTGTAATAAATTTGCTTAACATATTGTAATCTTGTTTGGAGCCTCTCGTTGGAAATTTAGGTTGGAGGATTTTCATTTTACCTATGACAAAACAAAAAATCCTAAATCCTCCGTTATGCTTGATTTTCTCGTCACTTCGGGATCAATGTCGAGATCGGTTATAGTGATAGGCAAGTTACAAAGATTAATTTATCAAGAAACTGGAGAAGTATTAATGACCATTTCGATGTATCAGGTTGCAGTTCCTTCCCTAGTGCGATCGCTCAATAATTTAGTCTCCATTCTCGAAAAGGGGGCAGCTCATGCGGAAGCAAAAAAAATTGATCCTGCGGTACTAATTGCCAGTCGATTGTATCCTGATATGTTCCCTCTCAGTCGCCAAGTGCAGATTGCTTCAGATATTGCTAGACGGGGTGTTGCGAGATTGGTAGGTGTAGAAGCGCCAGCAATAGAAGATAAGGAAACTACATTTGCAGAATTAGGCGATCGCCTGAAAAATGTGGTCACTTTTATCGAGACTTTTACTCCTGAACAGATTGATGGTTCGGAAGAGAAGGTAATTACTTTACCCGTTGGCAAGGAGACAATGACTTTTACAGGACAAGACTATTTGTTGTTTTTTATCTTGCCAAATGTCTATTTCCATGTGACGACTGCCTATGACATTCTTAGACATAACGGTGTGGAGTTAGGCAAGCGTGATTTCTTAGGCGCTCCTCAGTAATTTTCCCCAACACAACGAAGATGATAGGTAGAGGTAGGGGTTTAGCATTTGTGTCCATATCTCTAAATGCTCCACTATGAGCTTCATCCACTAATGCTAAATCCTCTCCTCCATTAACCGAATAAATTATTCCTTTGACATTTCCTTTGAATGTGTGAAGTCTTGAGCAAAGCATTCCTAATCATTCTGATCTCTACTCTAGACTAGTTTCCTTTTACGTAGCATCAGATCATAAAATAAATTTTCATGAGTTTAAAGATAAGTTCTATAGAAAATAATATTAACTTGATTGAAGTATCACCAGATCTTACCAAACCAGAACGTATTGATCGCTTTTTAGCACAACACACTGATCTATCACGATCGCGCATACAAGCCTTAATTGATGAGGGATATGTCACTGTTAATGATGTTACTTGTAACAACAAAAAAGACTTAATCAAAGCAGGCGATCGCATTCAGTTAATCACACCCGCCTCAACTCCACTAGATTTAATTGCTCAAGAGATTCCCTTAGATATTCTCTACGAAGACGAGCATTTGATTGTGATTAATAAACCTGCGGGACTGGTCGTACATCCTGCCGCTGGGCATAGCGATGGAACCTTAGTCAATGCTCTCTTAGCCCATTGTAAGGAACTATCAGGCATAAATGGAACTCAACGTCCGGGCATCGTACATCGTTTAGATAAAGACACAAGTGGCGTGATGGTGGTGGCGAAAAATGATCGCGCCCATCAGGATTTACAAGCCCAAATACAGGCGAAAACAGCGCGACGGGAATATTTAGGAATTGTGCGTGGGGTTCCGAAAGGTCAATCAGGGGGCGAATCAGGAGTAATTGATGTGGCGATCGCTAGACATCATAGCGATCGCAAAAAAATGGCAGTAGTCGAAAATGGACGTAGAGCCGTTACCCATTGGCAAATTAAAGAACGCTTAGGCAATTACACTCTCATTAAATTTGATTTGGAAACGGGACGCACCCATCAGATTCGAGTGCATTCGGCATATATGGGCTGGGCGATCGCAGGTGATCCTGTCTATGGAAATCCCAATAAAGAAGTCTCGCAATATCTGTCAGGTCAAGCCCTCCACGCATGGCGGCTGACCTTTACGCATCCAGTCTCAGGGGAACTCATTGAAAATATTGCGCCATTGCCCGAAGGCTTTGAGAAGCTATTGGCGGTTTTGCGACGGAAAAGATAAGTAATCAGGTGGTAAGCAGTCAAGCATAAGTAAACTTAAAACCCAGATTTTTGTAACGCCTGCTAAGCAGGCGTTACAAAAATCTGGGTTTTATTTATAACTAACGCGAGTTCGGGGTAATAAGTAGGTGGGCGCAATTAAATATAAAACCCCAAAACCTGTGGCGCACGCTGCGCGTGCGCCACAGGTTTTGGCTCTGGTTTTTAATTATGCCCAGCTACTTATAACGTCAGTGCTAACTGGTAAATTTGGCGACGAGGTAAATCGGCAAGTTCTGCCAATTGGCGGCTAGCATCCGATCGCGAAATGCCAGAATCAATTAAATTCTGTAACTCTTTTATAATTACCTCCTCCGTCCACACAGGCTTTTCACTAGGTTTCGCCCCCTCTAAAACTAATGTGAATTCTCCTTTGGGGGCATGATCTGTGAAATAGGCGATCGCCTCTTCGATGGAGCCGCGCCAAAATTCCTCATGGAGTTTCGTTAATTCCCTCGCCACCGAGATGCGTCTTTCTTTGCCTAAACTCTCGGCTAAATCCTCAAGGGTGCGTAATAACCGATGTGGCGCTTCATAGAGAATCATCGTGCGGGTTTCTGATCGCAAAATTTCTAAGCGATCGCGCCGTTCCTTTTTATCTGTTGGCAAAAATCCATCAAAGCCAAAATACTGGGTCGCAAAACCCGAAGCCGTTAAAGCTGTAATTCCCGCCGTTACTACAGGAATTGGTACAACTCTTACTCCTGCGGCAATACAACCCTGTACTAGTTCCACTCCGGGATCAGAAATTGCGGGCATACCTGCATCGGTGACTAAGGCGATCGCCATGCCTTGCTGTAACTTCTCGACTAATTCAGGTACGCGCTTATGGGCATTATGTTCGTGATAACTGGTTTGGGGAGTCTCAATCCCAAAATGATGTAGGAGCTTGCCCGTATGCCTTGTATCTTCAGCCGCAATTAAATCCACCTGTTTAAGCGTGGCGATCGCCCGAAAAGTCATATCCTCCAAATTACCAATCGGCGTTCCCACCAAATAGAGAATTCCTGAAGCTTCCATTAATTAATTAATATCCATATATAGCAACCCAATATTTTTGTTAAAAGTGTGGCTCTGCCACACTTTTAACAAAAATATTGGGTTTTGATCTAGCGCCACTGTTTATTTTCTAATTCGCGTACTTGACGCTCAAGGCGATCAATTCTTCCGCGCAATTCGTCCATTTCATTTTGACGCGGTACACCCAAATCCTGCATCACATTGCGAATTTGACGCTGAATTAAAGACTCTAAATTTCCCTGTTCCGACTTGAGGCGATCGGCAATATCATTGAACATCTCGGCAGCTTGCTCTGGATCGATCTTGCCATCTTTGACCCAATCTTCGCTAGCGTCCTTGATTTTTTCCAGCACAATCGAAGTTGTACCCACTCCAAGCATTAATAACTGCTTCAGCAAATTATTGCTATCCATAACCCTATGCGATCCTCAAAGCCGATCTATAGCTCCATCATACTAAACAAAAGTAGGAGCAATTCATGAATTGCTCCTACTTTCCCTTGGGTTACATCTTAAATACCTTAGTGGTTGCTATACTTTAAGCTGCTCTAACCTTGCAAAAAATTTTAGGTAAATTTATTTATGATCCGTGCTGTAATTGAGACCGCTAAGGGAACCATGCGTGCTGAACTTGATGACCAACATGCTCCCATCACTGTGAAAAATTTCGTAGACCTCGCCAAGCATGGTTTTTATGATGGGTTAACATTTCACCGTGTCGAACCAGGGTTTGTGATTCAAGGCGGCGATCCTCTTGGTAATGGTACTGGCGGATCAGGCGATCGCATTAAGCTCGAAATCTGGGCAGAAGGTGACAGTGAAGCAACTATTGGCAATGTTTTGGCTCGTGGTAAAAAGCCTGTGATTAAGCACAACAAAGCTGGCGTATTCTCTATGGCCCGTACTAATGACCCCAACAGTGCCACCAGTCAATTCTTTGTGACCCTTGGCGACGCATCATTTTTAGATGGTCAATATGCTGCTTTTGGCTATACCGAAGATACGGAAGTTGCCCAAGCCATCCGTCGCGGCGACAAAATTATCTCAATCAAGATTGAAGATTAAATTAATAAAGGGGGCTAAGCCCCCTTTATTGTTTTATGAGATTAGTAGTTGCTATCGGCAACACAGATTCCCTGACATTTAATCCCATTGCTAGCAGTACGCAAACAATGCTGACAGAGAATTAACTCTTGTTTAAGCTCCGTCAGAGTTGGTGATGCTGTAGGCTCAGGTTTTGGAATAGACGTGATGGGATATGAAGTTTTTGATGAACTTAATTCAACATCTTGCGTCATGTCGGCAATGATTTCTTAAATATTTGATAGGTACTGAGAAAGTGCGATCGCCTAGAAGTTATCCAGAGCCATACAGGCTTTAGGAAGTCACTAAATTCTGGATAATAGATTGTAAATCAGCTAGAACCTGCGAAGAATTACTTCCATTAGAACCTGAGCTTAAATCCTGAACTGCTGATTCCAACTGTGGACGCAAAGTATCGACAATATCCTGTACAGGACGTAACAATTGCTCTTGAGCAATAATTTGTCCTAGCAACTCAGCTACCGTTTTGATACGCTCTTGCTGTTGTAGTTCTGCTGTCCGAATAGCCTGCTCTTGTTGCAAATGCTCCTGAGTTTGCTTAGCCAGCATTTCCTGTTGCTGCTGTGTATAGTTTCTAACTGCCTCAATTTGACTTTCCATTTTCCGCAAATCTTGTTCCTGACGGTTTTTCTGAGATTCGATTTGGGATAACAGAGGCATCAAGCTTTTAACAGGACTTGCCTCGACGGTAATTCCTTTGCGACGATCTAGAATTGCCTTTTGCTGATTTAGCAATGACAAACGTTCCTGCATACCACGTCTCATACCTGAAACGCTTTCCTCAAGGAGTTTATACTGCTCCTCTGCAAATTCTTTATTACTTTCTAATTCGATCCGTGCGAACTGATCAGCCGTTTCGACCTGACTTTGTAAATCAGCGATTTCTCCTTCCAGTCCAGCTAACTCATCCTCTTGAGCGCCGATGTAGTTAGTTAACTTATCGAAATCCGCTTGCAGAGCCTTAATGGTTGACTCTAGCTCTTCAATTGGCATGGACTGGAGTCGATGTTCTTCCTCTGGACTGAGAACTTCCATACTGCCAGGTCCACCAAATGCCTCGATCGCATTAGAGGTTTGTTCATATAGCTCTATTTGGGCATCAAGCTGCACCCTAGACATAGCCATATTGTTTTCTTGAAGCTTAAGAATGCCCCTTTGTGCCTTAAGCTCTGCCTGTGCATCCGCTAAAGCAACTTGAGTTTGCTGCCATTGGGCTTTACGTGCATTCAGATCTTCAGTAGATTTATTGAGAATACTCTTTTGATTTTCTGCTTCGTTTTTAAGGGCATCTAAATTTTGCCAAAATCCTGTAAGTACTTCCTGACGCTTATTGATTAGATCAAGAGCGCTATAAATCCGATCCCTTAGAGAATCTGGACTTGTGAAGCTAGATGATAATTGTCCTATTAGAGTTTTGAGGTGCTGTGCTTGCTCTGATGTAAGCGCAGATGCTTTGGCTTCAAACTGTCCCCGTTCGGCTTCAATACTTGCTCGTAATTGCTCAATTTCATTGCGTTCTTTAGCAAACTTTTCTTCTAGTTCTTCAATCTCTTGCCGTCTTGCATCGAGGTGTTCTAGCTCTATTTCCTTTTGTTCTAGTTCCTGCTCACGACGATGTAACTCTTGGCTTTGAAAATTAAGAGATTGCTTCCACTGTTCAACTTCCTCTTCCGCAGATTTATACTTATCCTGCGATCGCGAATAGGCTTGGAGAATATTGACAATCTTTTTAGAAGCATCTTGGATACTTTGTACTTGGTTACTGCCTGTAACTTCAGCAATGACCATCTGACCATCTTTAAAATCTTTGGCTTGGCTCGAATCTTGAACCTGCAAAACTTGCTCGTTCGTAATCGGCTGCCAAACATTTTCACCCGTATTACGTGCTAGTAGACGGACAGACGAGTTACCACCTAATCCAAAAGCTGCTTGAGTTTTTTGAAGTTCCGCTAAGTACTGCACGCTGAATATACTCCTATTTTGCTGATGCTAACTTTCAGATTGACATGACGAAAGAGCAAAAACCCGTCATAGAAAATACAAAATAGTCTAGATCCTCATCTCATACTACCTAATTGCATGAGTTTTTTGGCGACATATTTGAAGACTTTTTGGAAATTCTTAGGTTATTGCATTCTGAAATCATGCTAAAAGCTACTGACTAAAAAACTGATACTAAAACTGTTATGGGGCATAGGTTTTCTTAACCTTAAACTTGCTAGAGCAAACTGCCTAAAGCTTATTGCCTAATGTTTTTGGGGTCAAGGGCATCACGCAAACTGTCTCCTAAGAGATTAAATGATAGCACCGTTAACACAATCGCTAATGCAGGAGTCCACACTAGCCAAGGTTGGAGGATCACAATCGAAGCGTTAGTAGACAAAGATAGCATATTACCCCATGACGGATCGGGAGGTTGGATGCCTAGTCCGACAAGGCTTAGGACAGCTTCTACGACAATAAATCGGGGGATGTCGAGAGTTGCCGAAATAATAATGAAGGTGATTGTTTGAGGTAAAACATGGTTCACAATAATCCGCAATGGACTTGCGCCTGAGGCACGAGCCGCCAAAATAAAGGTTTGCTCTTTGATAGACAATACTTGTCCACGAATGATTCTGGCTAGCCCAGCCCATGACACAAAGGAAATAATTGCAATAATTAACGCGAATCGTTGAGTATTACTGATTTGTGGCGGCAAAATTGCAGCTAATGCTACTAATAAATAAATTGAGGGAACTGACATTAAAATCTCGACGAAACGCATCAAGACTACATCTAGCCAGCCGCCAATATAGCCAGAAATACCACCAACAAGGCAACCGATCGTATAGGAGATAGTCGTACCGATAAAGCCTATCAAGAGACTAATTCTGCCGCCATGCAGTAAGCGAGTTAATTGATCCCGTCCTTGTTCATCGGTTCCTAACAGGTTCAGTTTTCCTTCACCAGTAGTACGAAATAAGTGCCCACCGTGGAAAATCTGAATCTGTGATGGTTTGCTATAGTCAACGATCAAGGCGCGATCGCCTGTTTCGAGATCGACCTTACCTTGGGTGGTGGGATAGACATGTGCGCCAATATATTGACCTTGGCGATCGTGCCAATGTATTTGCGTGGGTGGGAGCAAAGGGGCATTTTTTGCCTGTTCGTTGACTCCGTAAGGCGTTACGAAATCAGCAAATAGAGCCGCCGCATAAAAAATAGTTAAAATCGTGATCCCAATCCAAGCGAGAGGATTGGATCTGAGCCTTTTCCACCAGTTCATTAAGAGCCTTTAAGTGCTTTGAAGAAATTTTTGCGATAGTTACCATTCATGACAAATAGGACTGGCCAGAGTAAAGCAAGTCCAATCTGATTACCCGAAAAATCGGTGCGTTGAAAACCTTGCAAAAATTTCACAACGCCAAATACATAGGCGACTAGTACCAAAATTCCAATTAGCTGTGGCATATATCAATCTCCTGATGATTAACTATCTAATTTAGCATCAACAAATAGGCTCTAGCATTGGCATATAAATTTGAGAAGTTGATCTTAGCTTGTCTTCCAAAAAATGATTGACTATAGCCTTAGTCAGCAAGATTAGGAAATAAGAGTTGCGGCGCTTCGCGCCGCAACTCTACTATTGGCAGCTTGAATCATTGCATGAGTAGATACATAAAAGCTGCGATCGCTAATAATAGCAACAGGGCATAAATAATCACTCGCCCCCACACGGCTACAAATAGACATAGTAGATTCCAAAAAGTGACCCTAGCAGTACCATTCCACGCAGGACGCAATTTTGTGATTTCTGATTTCTCGTAGGAAGTAATTTGGCTAGCTGCTAAAACCTTGTAATGCAGTCTGCCAAATGGGTGCAGCAACTTAAATTGTTGGTAGCGATGATGGTTTGTCTTCCAACGATTGCGGAGATTTTTGGCTTTACCCACATACAGCACGATCCACAGCGCCGTAATGTAATAGACCCCTGCATCCTGCGGTAACTCTTTGAGTTTTTTAACGGGCTTTGATGGCAACCAAAAAATACGCATTCTTTCGAGCATAGGTAATTTCTTATCCTAGAGTCCTGATTCCCAGAAATTTTGTTACTTTTAGGTAATTTCACTCAGAGTTGAGCTATAAATAGATTGTTTTGCTTAAGTAATCTAAATCAACTAGTTAGGTTTTGCTTATATGTCAGATTTTAATCGCGGCATCATGAAATTTGAAAACGCTGATAGCCCTGTATCAATCGTGCTATCTAGCATTGTTGTCCTGAGTGCGATCGGTTTCCTGCTTTGGTGGGGTTTCCAGACTGCTTACGTCTAGTATTTTGACGCTGAATTGTACATGTAATCTGTTATTCCTAAGGATTTTAGCTTTGCTAATCCCCTTAAGACATAAGAAAAGGCGACGCAATGCGTCGCCTTTTTTCTTATGTCTTAAATTGTGTCCGTCGGAAACGGTAAGCTAAAACAGACTTCCTCAATAGCTAAAATTTAATCTAAAAAATGACCGAAACTATTTCCCAAAATGAACAACTTGGAGCTGCGATCGGGACGATTCCCAGTGGCTTGTTTATTGTTACTTCGCAACAAAATGGCGCAACAGGCACTATGCTTGCTTCTTGGGTACAGCAAGCAGGCTTTAATCCGCCATCTGTAACTTTTGTGGTTGGTAAGGGTAGACCAATTGAGTCGTTCTTAACCGTGGGCAGCCCTGTAGTGATTAATGTCGCTGAAAAGGGACAGGGAAAAATCATTGGACATTTTGCGAAAGGCTTTGCGCCCGATGTCGATCCTTTTGATGGTGTTGACACGGCAACTGCTCCGAGTGGTCAGCTTTATCTAACTGAGGCGATCGCTTATCTTGATGCAACCGTAACTAGTAGCCTCGATGCGGGTGACCATACGATTATCTTGGCAACAATTAATGCAGGCGATCGCCTCCGTGAAGGTGAACCTGCTGTGCATACACGCAAAAATGGCTTCAAATATTAAAACCAAAAACCTATGGCGCACGCGCAGCGTGCGCCATAGGGTTTTTGGTTTTAATTGCACCCAGCTACTTATGGGAGTCTTAATCTATTTAGATTATTTAAAAAAAGTAGTTGACATTAGTTGCAATGTTTGGCATATTAATAAAGCGCAAAACGCAAGGGAGCGCAAAAACAACACAAAATGCGGGTGTGGCTCAGTGGTAGAGCATCTCCTTGCCAAGGAGAATGTCGTGGGTTCGAATCCCATCACCCGCTTATCAAACAAAAAGAAGAGACGCATAGCGTCTCTTCTTTTTTAATTCGGCTATGATGACAAAATTATATTGAGATCCCACCTATGAAACTTGATGTAAAAGCTGATTCTGGATTGGACTTAAAATCTGATTGGAAATTTGATTTAAAAACTGCCCTATCTCATATTGATTTACCCCAAGCCGAATGGATTGGCTTACGTGAAGTTAAAGAGATTAACACCACCCGTTATGTGCGCGATCGCCTTCCTCAGTCCAATGGTCGCAGCTTATCTCATGGTGTGATGATCGAAGTATTAGTCGATGGTCAGTTTGGTTATGCTAGTACCAATCATCTTGATCTAGCCAATATCCAACTCACAGCCCAAAGAGCTTACCAACAGGCAAAAACTGCGGCAAGGTGGGCAGTACACCGCTTCACAATTAATCAAAGACCCAAGGCAGTTGGACAATATTTTTCCCCTTTTCTCAAACCAGCAGATGCGATCGCTCCTAAGGAACTCAATGAATTATTAATTGAGATCTGTGACACCTTAAAGGTCTCCGATAAAATTGTCAAAACTAGTGCCTATGCCGTAATTACTGAAATAGAGACCCAATTTATTAGTAGTAACGGTTCGGATATTTATCAAAAATTTTTAGTGGTTGCTACTGACTATGCGGCAACTGCCCAAGATGGGGCAATCATTCAGCGTCGTGGTGACAATGGACAACTAGCTCGGTGCAATCAAATCGGTATGGAAGTTTTTGACCGCAGTGCCATCTTGCAAAGAGCCAAAGTAGTTGGTGAGCAAGCCGTGGAACTACTCTCTGCTGCTGAATGCCCCACTGCAACTACATCGTTAGTGCTTGCGCCCGATCAAATGTTGTTGCAAATCCATGAAAGCATCGGACATCCCCTCGAAGTCGATCGCATTCTCGGTGATGAACGTAATTACGCAGGGAGCAGTTTTGTCAAACTTGAAGACTTTGGCAAAATGCAGTACGGCTCCTCGCTAATGAATGTCACCTTTGACCCTACGAATTCGGGTGAATTTGCTAGCTATGCCTTTGATGATGCAGGTATTCCTGCCACTAAGGAATATTTAATCAAAGAGGGAAAACTATTGCGGGGCTTAGGTAGTTCCGAAAGTCAAGTGCGATCAGGGCTTCAAGGCGTGGCTAATGCCAGAGCTACTTCATGGAATCGTCCAGTGATCGATCGCATGGCAAACATCAATCTCGAAGCAGGCGATCATTCCTTTGAATCAATCATTGCTGATATTGAACATGGCGTATATATGGAGTCTAACCGCTCATGGTCAATCGATGACTATCGCAACAAGTTCCAATTTGGCTGTGAATATGCCAAACTCATCGAAAATGGCAAATTAACCAAAACTCTCCGCAATCCTAACTATCGCGGTGTCACTAATCAATTTTGGAGTAGTCTCGCTAAAGTCGGTAGTCAACCTACC containing:
- the hmpF gene encoding pilus motility taxis protein HmpF, yielding MQYLAELQKTQAAFGLGGNSSVRLLARNTGENVWQPITNEQVLQVQDSSQAKDFKDGQMVIAEVTGSNQVQSIQDASKKIVNILQAYSRSQDKYKSAEEEVEQWKQSLNFQSQELHRREQELEQKEIELEHLDARRQEIEELEEKFAKERNEIEQLRASIEAERGQFEAKASALTSEQAQHLKTLIGQLSSSFTSPDSLRDRIYSALDLINKRQEVLTGFWQNLDALKNEAENQKSILNKSTEDLNARKAQWQQTQVALADAQAELKAQRGILKLQENNMAMSRVQLDAQIELYEQTSNAIEAFGGPGSMEVLSPEEEHRLQSMPIEELESTIKALQADFDKLTNYIGAQEDELAGLEGEIADLQSQVETADQFARIELESNKEFAEEQYKLLEESVSGMRRGMQERLSLLNQQKAILDRRKGITVEASPVKSLMPLLSQIESQKNRQEQDLRKMESQIEAVRNYTQQQQEMLAKQTQEHLQQEQAIRTAELQQQERIKTVAELLGQIIAQEQLLRPVQDIVDTLRPQLESAVQDLSSGSNGSNSSQVLADLQSIIQNLVTS
- a CDS encoding DUF1993 family protein, which produces MTISMYQVAVPSLVRSLNNLVSILEKGAAHAEAKKIDPAVLIASRLYPDMFPLSRQVQIASDIARRGVARLVGVEAPAIEDKETTFAELGDRLKNVVTFIETFTPEQIDGSEEKVITLPVGKETMTFTGQDYLLFFILPNVYFHVTTAYDILRHNGVELGKRDFLGAPQ
- a CDS encoding phasin family protein, with the protein product MDSNNLLKQLLMLGVGTTSIVLEKIKDASEDWVKDGKIDPEQAAEMFNDIADRLKSEQGNLESLIQRQIRNVMQDLGVPRQNEMDELRGRIDRLERQVRELENKQWR
- a CDS encoding TldD/PmbA family protein, which codes for MKLDVKADSGLDLKSDWKFDLKTALSHIDLPQAEWIGLREVKEINTTRYVRDRLPQSNGRSLSHGVMIEVLVDGQFGYASTNHLDLANIQLTAQRAYQQAKTAARWAVHRFTINQRPKAVGQYFSPFLKPADAIAPKELNELLIEICDTLKVSDKIVKTSAYAVITEIETQFISSNGSDIYQKFLVVATDYAATAQDGAIIQRRGDNGQLARCNQIGMEVFDRSAILQRAKVVGEQAVELLSAAECPTATTSLVLAPDQMLLQIHESIGHPLEVDRILGDERNYAGSSFVKLEDFGKMQYGSSLMNVTFDPTNSGEFASYAFDDAGIPATKEYLIKEGKLLRGLGSSESQVRSGLQGVANARATSWNRPVIDRMANINLEAGDHSFESIIADIEHGVYMESNRSWSIDDYRNKFQFGCEYAKLIENGKLTKTLRNPNYRGVTNQFWSSLAKVGSQPTVEAYGSPFCGKGEPNQVIRVGHASPVCLFENIEVFGGAD
- a CDS encoding GIY-YIG nuclease family protein → MLERMRIFWLPSKPVKKLKELPQDAGVYYITALWIVLYVGKAKNLRNRWKTNHHRYQQFKLLHPFGRLHYKVLAASQITSYEKSEITKLRPAWNGTARVTFWNLLCLFVAVWGRVIIYALLLLLAIAAFMYLLMQ
- a CDS encoding RluA family pseudouridine synthase, coding for MSLKISSIENNINLIEVSPDLTKPERIDRFLAQHTDLSRSRIQALIDEGYVTVNDVTCNNKKDLIKAGDRIQLITPASTPLDLIAQEIPLDILYEDEHLIVINKPAGLVVHPAAGHSDGTLVNALLAHCKELSGINGTQRPGIVHRLDKDTSGVMVVAKNDRAHQDLQAQIQAKTARREYLGIVRGVPKGQSGGESGVIDVAIARHHSDRKKMAVVENGRRAVTHWQIKERLGNYTLIKFDLETGRTHQIRVHSAYMGWAIAGDPVYGNPNKEVSQYLSGQALHAWRLTFTHPVSGELIENIAPLPEGFEKLLAVLRRKR
- the rsmI gene encoding 16S rRNA (cytidine(1402)-2'-O)-methyltransferase, yielding MEASGILYLVGTPIGNLEDMTFRAIATLKQVDLIAAEDTRHTGKLLHHFGIETPQTSYHEHNAHKRVPELVEKLQQGMAIALVTDAGMPAISDPGVELVQGCIAAGVRVVPIPVVTAGITALTASGFATQYFGFDGFLPTDKKERRDRLEILRSETRTMILYEAPHRLLRTLEDLAESLGKERRISVARELTKLHEEFWRGSIEEAIAYFTDHAPKGEFTLVLEGAKPSEKPVWTEEVIIKELQNLIDSGISRSDASRQLAELADLPRRQIYQLALTL
- a CDS encoding ABC transporter permease — protein: MNWWKRLRSNPLAWIGITILTIFYAAALFADFVTPYGVNEQAKNAPLLPPTQIHWHDRQGQYIGAHVYPTTQGKVDLETGDRALIVDYSKPSQIQIFHGGHLFRTTGEGKLNLLGTDEQGRDQLTRLLHGGRISLLIGFIGTTISYTIGCLVGGISGYIGGWLDVVLMRFVEILMSVPSIYLLVALAAILPPQISNTQRFALIIAIISFVSWAGLARIIRGQVLSIKEQTFILAARASGASPLRIIVNHVLPQTITFIIISATLDIPRFIVVEAVLSLVGLGIQPPDPSWGNMLSLSTNASIVILQPWLVWTPALAIVLTVLSFNLLGDSLRDALDPKNIRQ
- a CDS encoding peptidylprolyl isomerase, whose protein sequence is MIRAVIETAKGTMRAELDDQHAPITVKNFVDLAKHGFYDGLTFHRVEPGFVIQGGDPLGNGTGGSGDRIKLEIWAEGDSEATIGNVLARGKKPVIKHNKAGVFSMARTNDPNSATSQFFVTLGDASFLDGQYAAFGYTEDTEVAQAIRRGDKIISIKIED
- a CDS encoding flavin reductase family protein, with the translated sequence MTETISQNEQLGAAIGTIPSGLFIVTSQQNGATGTMLASWVQQAGFNPPSVTFVVGKGRPIESFLTVGSPVVINVAEKGQGKIIGHFAKGFAPDVDPFDGVDTATAPSGQLYLTEAIAYLDATVTSSLDAGDHTIILATINAGDRLREGEPAVHTRKNGFKY